The Solibacillus sp. FSL W7-1464 genome contains a region encoding:
- a CDS encoding PucR family transcriptional regulator, producing MLTVKELLYLPQMNEAKLIAGEHGVDRIIKWTHIIDHEEVGYFLEGGELLFTCGQIWPEHSLPLLQSIIANRASGIVFATGRYLKQVPEEVIKFSNTYNLPIIEMPFHVYFVQLIKLIHQAIIQNQLTKAQKLQHISKTLVHTMSTANDIGELLTYAAEEFRNPLLFTSNTNVLEASHFPKDQVLYASSMKTKLLQRIQGIDNPFQHFAHGKNMLDQAYFSLQIGNLPPLYGLPIKNSSHYFGTLWMFDISQKGIHAYLSVLESIVDVVIDLSFAKLEQQLIHQQECTQIFQMILSQHELLPLIVPKKLEKLNIKYHSKWIAMIIQGQQQNSLAMKQHALHWLSQTPHICGLIDIIDQNLVFLLSYDDEEQFNEEIKIIQNQLSSGYLRPVFLGTIVESVTDIIKSYEQAKILETFIPSEHTPKQIYFANNYLKEILLFGTFDYERASALRGSILPKEILQDEVLIETLSTLVKNEYNREYTAKQLFIHRNTLRYRLLKIEEILKDSLSSLICQFWLKVAFEIEHVANVRSNCAPSTKTELIEQNS from the coding sequence ATGCTAACGGTTAAAGAATTATTATATTTACCTCAAATGAATGAAGCAAAATTAATTGCAGGTGAGCATGGTGTTGATCGTATTATTAAATGGACACACATCATTGACCATGAAGAAGTTGGCTACTTTTTGGAAGGTGGCGAATTATTGTTTACTTGCGGACAAATTTGGCCTGAGCATAGCTTACCTTTACTGCAATCGATTATTGCCAATCGGGCATCTGGAATTGTTTTTGCTACCGGACGTTATTTGAAACAAGTACCCGAGGAAGTCATCAAATTTTCAAACACCTATAACCTACCGATTATTGAAATGCCTTTCCATGTCTATTTTGTACAGTTAATTAAGTTGATTCACCAAGCGATCATTCAGAACCAATTAACAAAAGCACAAAAACTTCAGCACATATCGAAGACATTGGTACATACGATGTCTACTGCAAATGATATTGGCGAGCTATTAACGTATGCAGCAGAAGAATTCCGTAACCCGTTACTTTTTACATCCAATACAAATGTATTAGAGGCAAGTCACTTTCCAAAAGACCAAGTTTTATATGCCTCTTCCATGAAAACGAAACTGTTGCAGCGTATTCAGGGGATAGACAACCCTTTCCAGCACTTCGCCCACGGTAAAAATATGTTGGATCAAGCATATTTTAGCCTGCAGATTGGTAACTTACCGCCACTTTACGGCTTACCAATCAAAAACTCTTCCCATTACTTCGGTACGCTCTGGATGTTTGATATCTCACAAAAAGGGATTCATGCTTATTTGTCTGTACTTGAAAGTATCGTAGATGTCGTTATAGATTTATCCTTCGCAAAACTCGAGCAACAACTCATTCATCAGCAAGAATGCACACAAATTTTCCAAATGATTCTCTCACAGCACGAGCTTTTACCACTCATCGTTCCGAAAAAACTTGAAAAATTAAATATTAAGTACCACTCCAAATGGATTGCGATGATCATTCAAGGACAGCAGCAAAATTCGCTTGCGATGAAGCAACACGCCTTGCACTGGTTATCTCAAACGCCTCACATATGCGGGCTAATCGATATTATTGATCAGAATCTAGTTTTTCTTCTAAGTTATGATGATGAGGAACAATTTAATGAGGAAATCAAGATAATTCAAAATCAGCTTTCATCCGGTTATTTAAGACCGGTATTTTTAGGCACCATTGTAGAATCTGTTACAGATATTATTAAAAGTTATGAGCAAGCAAAAATTTTGGAGACATTTATTCCGTCAGAGCATACGCCTAAACAAATTTATTTTGCCAACAACTATTTAAAGGAAATTTTGCTGTTCGGTACATTTGACTATGAACGGGCGAGCGCATTGCGAGGCAGTATACTTCCTAAAGAAATTCTTCAAGATGAAGTATTGATTGAAACACTGAGTACACTCGTAAAAAACGAATATAATCGTGAATATACAGCGAAGCAACTGTTCATACACCGAAATACGCTGCGCTATCGTCTACTCAAAATTGAAGAGATTTTAAAGGACAGTCTATCGTCCCTCATCTGTCAATTTTGGCTGAAAGTTGCCTTTGAAATCGAACATGTCGCAAATGTTAGAAGTAATTGTGCACCAAGTACAAAAACAGAGCTGATTGAGCAAAATAGTTAA
- a CDS encoding ArgE/DapE family deacylase — translation MIQEQVIEKLSEDVKLKVKEYVQKNRQRLLDELQQLIQIPSETGYEGDVQAHIEKYMQNVLSLETSTFTADPEIVRQHPEYTESEVERKVGFANRPNVVGKWNSTGEGRSLLMFTHVDTVPVGDLAHWKYDPFEGEIEGDIMYGRGTADNKGGFGSILAALKVIQGAGFKPKGDITAISVVDEEVGGAGGAVAMVQQNFTADACVYPHPLTSGLGAQIACAGGLIFKIKVVGRAAHNLNGQIGINAVGKMLKIYNALVELDEFRAETVKYEPFERYYEASDMPIRSTNLTPAIIQGGDWAYKVPADCELTGTVGYPPNETPEEVKAQIQAAIDKVVAEDEWLQQNPPVLTWEWHTNASEISPDHPFVQLVKGNIDEVAGYETPIYGMPTFSDIRFPMLYMGIPALIYGPRGGNLHGANEWLNIEDWLKCVEITALNVLQWCGYESLDS, via the coding sequence ATGATTCAGGAACAGGTGATCGAAAAACTATCGGAAGATGTGAAGCTAAAGGTAAAGGAATATGTTCAAAAAAACCGTCAGCGTTTATTGGACGAACTGCAACAATTAATTCAAATCCCAAGTGAAACAGGCTATGAAGGGGATGTGCAGGCACACATTGAAAAATACATGCAAAACGTTTTAAGTTTGGAAACATCGACGTTCACAGCGGATCCTGAAATCGTGCGTCAACATCCGGAATATACGGAATCTGAGGTTGAACGTAAAGTAGGGTTTGCAAACCGTCCAAATGTTGTTGGTAAGTGGAATTCAACTGGGGAAGGACGTTCCTTATTAATGTTTACCCATGTCGATACGGTGCCGGTTGGTGATTTAGCACATTGGAAATATGATCCGTTCGAAGGCGAAATCGAAGGGGATATTATGTATGGTCGTGGCACGGCGGACAATAAGGGTGGATTTGGCTCTATTTTAGCCGCGTTAAAAGTAATTCAAGGGGCCGGTTTTAAGCCAAAAGGTGATATAACAGCTATTTCGGTTGTCGATGAAGAAGTAGGTGGTGCAGGGGGTGCAGTGGCAATGGTACAGCAAAATTTCACGGCGGACGCCTGTGTATACCCCCACCCATTAACAAGTGGTTTAGGAGCACAAATAGCGTGTGCAGGCGGGTTGATTTTTAAAATTAAAGTAGTCGGCCGTGCCGCTCATAACTTAAATGGCCAAATCGGTATTAATGCCGTAGGGAAGATGTTGAAAATCTATAATGCATTAGTCGAGCTTGATGAATTCCGTGCAGAAACAGTTAAATACGAACCGTTTGAACGTTATTACGAAGCATCCGATATGCCTATTCGTTCCACTAACCTGACTCCTGCTATTATTCAAGGTGGAGACTGGGCATACAAAGTACCAGCTGATTGTGAACTCACAGGGACAGTTGGTTATCCGCCAAATGAAACACCGGAAGAAGTCAAAGCACAAATTCAGGCTGCAATTGATAAAGTTGTTGCGGAAGACGAGTGGTTACAACAGAATCCGCCTGTTTTAACTTGGGAGTGGCATACAAATGCATCAGAAATTTCACCAGATCACCCTTTCGTTCAATTAGTGAAAGGCAATATTGACGAAGTAGCCGGCTATGAAACACCAATCTACGGTATGCCGACATTTAGTGATATTCGTTTCCCTATGCTTTATATGGGTATCCCGGCACTAATTTATGGTCCTCGTGGCGGCAATCTTCACGGTGCAAATGAGTGGTTGAACATCGAGGATTGGTTGAAGTGTGTAGAAATTACAGCGTTGAATGTTCTTCAATGGTGTGGGTATGAGTCTTTGGATTCGTAA
- the solA gene encoding N-methyl-L-tryptophan oxidase, with the protein MEKYDVIIVGAGSMGMAAGYYLAKKGVHTLLIDAYDPPHNQGSHHGDTRIIRHAYGEGREYVPLALRAQALWYELEQKSGEVLFEKTGVLGFGPVGSSFIGEAIASSNEYDLELELLTGEEIKTRWPGITVPEDYVGCYEPASGVLYSEKCISAYRQLAVEEGVSLLINTPVTNIEIKESEAIISTKEQAYTAAKLIICAGAWNGKLLADLNLPLQPTRQTVAWFEGNENLYNDQVFPAFFVDTPEGKYYGFPSFEGSGVKLGRFDDNQPIDPDDERLAFGSMEEDEGEVRRFLETYMPQSAGKLNQGKVCMFTRTPDEHFIIDHYPGHTHVIMAAGFSGHGFKFSSVVGEILCQIAVEGKTDHDISLFSLNRAALQSTVGS; encoded by the coding sequence ATGGAGAAATATGATGTTATTATCGTAGGTGCAGGCTCTATGGGAATGGCAGCGGGCTACTATTTAGCCAAAAAAGGTGTGCACACATTGCTTATCGATGCATATGATCCACCGCATAATCAAGGGAGTCACCATGGGGACACGCGCATTATACGCCATGCCTATGGAGAAGGGCGGGAATACGTGCCGCTTGCATTGAGAGCGCAAGCGTTATGGTATGAGCTCGAACAAAAAAGCGGAGAAGTACTGTTCGAAAAAACAGGGGTACTCGGCTTCGGCCCAGTCGGTTCTAGTTTTATTGGAGAAGCAATTGCCAGTTCCAATGAGTATGATTTAGAGCTTGAGCTATTAACGGGCGAGGAAATTAAAACTCGGTGGCCAGGTATTACAGTGCCAGAAGATTATGTGGGTTGTTATGAACCGGCTTCGGGTGTTTTATATAGTGAAAAATGTATTAGTGCTTATCGTCAACTGGCAGTGGAAGAAGGTGTTTCATTGCTTATAAATACCCCCGTTACAAATATTGAAATCAAAGAGTCTGAAGCAATCATTTCTACTAAGGAACAAGCGTATACAGCTGCGAAACTGATTATTTGTGCAGGTGCATGGAACGGGAAATTATTGGCTGATTTAAATTTACCGCTTCAGCCGACACGCCAGACGGTTGCATGGTTTGAAGGGAATGAAAATCTCTATAATGATCAAGTATTCCCTGCTTTCTTTGTTGATACACCTGAAGGTAAATATTATGGGTTCCCGAGTTTTGAAGGGAGTGGTGTGAAGCTTGGACGCTTTGATGACAACCAGCCCATTGACCCTGATGATGAGAGACTTGCATTCGGTTCGATGGAAGAAGATGAAGGAGAAGTCCGTCGTTTCCTTGAAACCTACATGCCACAATCCGCAGGTAAATTAAACCAAGGGAAAGTTTGTATGTTCACAAGAACACCGGATGAACACTTTATTATTGATCATTATCCAGGTCACACTCATGTCATTATGGCAGCAGGCTTTTCAGGTCATGGTTTTAAATTCTCAAGTGTGGTAGGGGAAATATTATGTCAAATTGCAGTAGAGGGAAAAACGGATCATGATATTTCACTATTTTCCTTAAATCGAGCAGCGCTGCAATCGACCGTTGGCAGTTAA
- a CDS encoding YfbR-like 5'-deoxynucleotidase: MIIIGIHTFFTSLNDLERIIRCPGRFKFEEHNVAAHSWKVSQYAMFFATLEERAGSKIDWKSLYEKTINHDFAEVFIGDIKTPVKHASVELKQMLSHVEEKMMEKFILEEIPHDLQDVFFDRMKEGKDHTIEGRLLEFADKLDQFYESFAELKRGNTDKEFVHMYETALSKLLLIDLPVSVDYFRNEILSDVVTEKTVIDIALLTENILQQHTE; encoded by the coding sequence GTGATTATTATAGGAATCCATACTTTTTTTACAAGTTTAAATGATTTAGAACGGATCATCCGCTGCCCTGGCCGCTTTAAATTTGAAGAGCATAATGTGGCAGCACACTCATGGAAGGTTTCCCAGTATGCGATGTTCTTTGCAACTTTGGAGGAACGTGCAGGCAGTAAAATTGATTGGAAGTCGTTATACGAAAAAACGATTAATCATGACTTTGCAGAAGTGTTTATCGGGGATATTAAAACACCAGTCAAACATGCAAGCGTCGAACTAAAACAGATGCTTTCGCATGTTGAAGAAAAAATGATGGAGAAATTTATCCTGGAAGAAATTCCGCATGATTTACAGGATGTTTTCTTTGACCGCATGAAAGAAGGCAAAGACCATACAATTGAGGGACGACTGCTTGAATTTGCCGACAAGCTGGATCAGTTTTACGAATCATTTGCAGAGCTGAAGCGAGGGAATACAGACAAGGAATTTGTTCATATGTATGAAACTGCTCTTAGCAAGTTACTGCTGATTGATCTTCCGGTATCTGTAGACTATTTCCGCAACGAAATTTTATCGGATGTTGTAACAGAAAAGACGGTTATCGATATCGCGCTTTTAACGGAAAACATTTTACAACAGCATACAGAATAA
- a CDS encoding putative motility protein, producing MELNAMMSAQLASLQQTVQMSILDKAMNTGAATAVQMIESMPQSQATPASHPYKGQMIDVQV from the coding sequence ATGGAATTAAACGCCATGATGTCAGCTCAGCTAGCATCGTTACAGCAAACTGTACAAATGAGTATTTTAGACAAGGCAATGAATACCGGAGCGGCAACTGCTGTTCAAATGATTGAATCAATGCCTCAATCGCAAGCAACTCCAGCATCCCACCCTTATAAAGGACAAATGATTGACGTCCAAGTTTAG
- a CDS encoding LysM peptidoglycan-binding and 3D domain-containing protein produces MTKKKLMAVLLAGVFATGGLFASQASADTYTIQPEDTLYKISKQFQTSVEEIKELNNLTSNTIYIGDTLKIGGHDQKVYTIAPGDTLFHIALTHDATVDQLQKWNNIKSDLIYPGDAIAVSGPQQEYAKSEVKSATGGTQAKTSTSSAPDTGRTMTVEATAYTAYCEGCSGTTANGTNLRANPNLKVIAVDPRVIPLGTKVWVEGYGEAVAADTGGAIKGNKIDVFIPDLGNAYEWGRRTVTIKILN; encoded by the coding sequence TTGACAAAGAAAAAATTAATGGCAGTTCTATTAGCAGGAGTATTCGCTACAGGGGGGCTATTTGCATCTCAAGCTTCTGCAGATACTTATACAATCCAACCAGAAGATACACTTTATAAAATAAGCAAGCAATTTCAAACATCAGTAGAAGAGATAAAGGAATTGAATAATTTAACGAGCAATACAATTTATATTGGAGATACATTAAAAATTGGCGGTCATGACCAGAAAGTATATACGATTGCACCAGGCGATACATTATTCCATATTGCCTTGACACATGATGCAACAGTTGACCAGCTGCAGAAATGGAATAATATCAAATCGGATTTAATTTATCCTGGTGACGCCATTGCAGTATCCGGACCTCAACAGGAATACGCCAAGAGTGAAGTGAAAAGTGCGACAGGCGGAACACAGGCAAAAACGTCAACAAGTTCAGCTCCTGATACAGGAAGAACAATGACTGTTGAAGCGACAGCTTATACAGCCTATTGTGAGGGATGTTCAGGTACCACGGCAAACGGTACGAATTTACGTGCCAATCCAAATTTAAAAGTAATCGCAGTAGATCCACGTGTCATTCCGCTAGGGACAAAAGTTTGGGTTGAAGGATATGGGGAAGCAGTTGCAGCTGATACAGGCGGGGCAATCAAAGGGAATAAGATTGATGTATTTATTCCAGACCTAGGTAACGCCTATGAATGGGGCCGCCGCACAGTAACAATCAAAATTTTAAACTAA
- a CDS encoding superoxide dismutase family protein — translation MRVISLFVCALLLSGCSLFQKETFPVSAPEALSAKAQMYDTKNNLVGEILFEETSKGVELTAVLNSLPPGDHGIHLHEVGKCEPPSFESAGAHFNPTKKQHGVDNPKGPHLGDLPNITADESGEVELNFVTADFTLEKGKENSLFDADGTSVVIHEKADDYKTDPSGNSGARIVCGIVE, via the coding sequence GTGCGAGTAATTAGCTTATTTGTATGTGCGCTACTATTAAGCGGATGCAGTTTATTTCAAAAGGAAACTTTTCCGGTAAGTGCACCGGAAGCTTTGTCTGCAAAGGCGCAGATGTATGATACCAAAAACAACTTAGTCGGTGAAATTTTATTTGAAGAAACTTCTAAAGGAGTCGAACTGACTGCTGTTCTAAATAGTTTACCGCCCGGCGATCACGGAATCCATCTGCACGAAGTCGGGAAGTGTGAACCACCTAGCTTTGAATCGGCAGGTGCCCATTTCAATCCAACGAAAAAGCAGCATGGCGTGGATAATCCAAAAGGTCCGCATTTAGGGGATTTACCGAATATTACAGCCGATGAATCGGGTGAAGTGGAATTGAATTTCGTGACAGCTGATTTTACACTGGAAAAAGGGAAAGAAAATTCGCTGTTTGATGCAGATGGCACGTCTGTTGTCATTCATGAAAAAGCGGATGATTACAAAACAGATCCATCAGGAAATTCAGGCGCACGAATCGTTTGTGGGATAGTCGAATAA
- a CDS encoding TAXI family TRAP transporter solute-binding subunit: MFKSKNMLFLLVLSAFILVLAACGGEDDAETSTGTETSTETDTTDSGSEKGDFGNVKFLSILTGGTQGTYYPLGGTFADLITTDTGVKTTAEVSQASAANMTALAAGDGEVAFVQTDIAYYATQGTLMFEGQKIDSVVALGALYPETVQLVTLADSGIKTFADLKGKKVSVGAPGSGTYANAEQLLEIHGLSIEDDIQAQNLDFGESTDGIQSGQIDAAFITAGYPTSAVEALNATNGVHIIPVEADKAAELIEKYPYYAVDNIPAGTYGLEAEVPAVSVGAMLAVNKDLPEDLVYAMTKAIYDNTDKIGHAKGEFIKAETGLDGIGIDVHPGAQRYFDEVK, translated from the coding sequence ATGTTTAAATCTAAAAATATGCTTTTTTTATTAGTACTAAGTGCTTTCATTTTAGTCCTGGCTGCATGTGGTGGGGAAGATGATGCTGAAACATCAACTGGTACTGAAACATCAACTGAAACTGATACAACGGATTCTGGTTCTGAAAAGGGAGATTTCGGGAATGTTAAATTTTTAAGTATTTTAACAGGTGGTACGCAAGGGACTTACTATCCATTAGGAGGTACTTTTGCGGATCTAATCACAACAGACACAGGGGTAAAAACAACTGCCGAGGTATCACAAGCTTCTGCAGCCAACATGACAGCTTTAGCTGCTGGAGACGGTGAAGTTGCATTCGTTCAGACAGATATCGCTTACTATGCAACTCAAGGGACTTTAATGTTTGAAGGTCAAAAAATTGACTCAGTAGTAGCGTTAGGAGCTTTATATCCGGAAACTGTTCAATTAGTAACTTTAGCGGATTCAGGCATTAAAACATTTGCAGATTTAAAAGGTAAAAAAGTTTCAGTAGGTGCACCAGGTTCTGGTACTTATGCAAACGCTGAGCAATTACTGGAAATTCACGGATTATCAATTGAAGATGATATTCAAGCACAAAACTTAGACTTCGGTGAATCTACTGATGGTATTCAATCAGGTCAAATTGACGCGGCATTTATTACAGCTGGTTACCCAACTAGTGCTGTTGAAGCTTTAAATGCAACAAATGGTGTACACATAATTCCAGTAGAAGCAGACAAAGCGGCAGAATTAATCGAGAAGTACCCGTACTATGCTGTAGATAATATTCCTGCTGGCACATACGGTTTAGAAGCAGAAGTTCCTGCTGTTTCTGTAGGTGCAATGTTAGCAGTAAATAAAGACCTGCCGGAAGATTTAGTGTATGCAATGACAAAAGCCATCTATGATAATACAGATAAAATTGGTCACGCTAAAGGCGAATTTATTAAAGCTGAAACAGGCTTAGACGGAATCGGTATCGACGTACACCCAGGTGCACAAAGATACTTTGATGAAGTAAAGTAA
- a CDS encoding DUF1850 domain-containing protein: MKKWIFIILVFLSVIVWFIPFERSITFTETRVQDPVQHFLPLKNENEFQLIFTHSIHLTDVTESYNVLPTNEFQLLAMEYTDVAIGMPGHAEEGQTLHYEDGIYTLQYNNAKLEEFTLHIGNVDYKLNLQHRGKVIPLKKELIRGKSYMVTIQKLSLYDKLKGVELDG, from the coding sequence ATGAAAAAATGGATTTTTATCATCCTAGTTTTTCTTAGTGTAATCGTATGGTTTATTCCTTTTGAACGGAGCATAACTTTTACAGAAACAAGAGTTCAGGATCCTGTTCAGCATTTTTTGCCGTTAAAGAATGAAAACGAGTTCCAGTTGATTTTTACTCATTCCATACATTTAACGGATGTGACAGAGAGTTATAACGTGCTGCCTACAAATGAATTTCAGCTGCTTGCAATGGAATACACAGATGTGGCAATAGGGATGCCAGGGCATGCAGAAGAAGGGCAGACACTACATTATGAAGATGGGATCTATACACTTCAATATAACAATGCAAAATTAGAAGAATTTACGTTACATATCGGGAATGTCGACTATAAATTAAATCTTCAGCATAGAGGGAAAGTCATTCCTTTAAAAAAGGAATTAATACGAGGGAAATCCTATATGGTAACAATTCAAAAATTGTCTTTATATGACAAATTGAAAGGAGTCGAATTAGATGGCTGA
- a CDS encoding TRAP transporter permease, translated as MADKKAAVDTGALHESLTLEQQKELLEKYDLESNQRNPQNIMKHFIYFGLLAFTLFQVYTAIFGQFPAQIQRTVHIGFALTFVFLLFPASRKLSKRTIPFYDYILAAIAIFVGSYWVINYDRLVQSLGQLQTMDFYVGLLAIILVLEGARRAVGLPIAIIAGLFLLYAFYGPYMPDFMAHRGQSLDSIVNLMFFSTDGILGTPLAVSSTFIFAFLLFGAFLVKTGVGEYFNDLAISVAGKLVGGPAKVAIFSSALQGTISGSSVANVVTSGSYTIPMMKRLGYNKNFAGAVEASASTGGQLMPPIMGAAAFLMVEFIGRGVTYWDIAKAAAIPAILYFTGIWIMTHFEAKRLGLRGLKDEEMPDRSKVFKKIYLLIPIVLIIILMMSGVPVIHAALYGIISCIVVGFINPDVKFGFKEIIDGMVDGARSALAVAAATACAGIIVGVVVKTGLGLSLANSLVKLAGGSILLTLFFVMIASLILGMGAPTTANYVITSTIAAPAIIALLAPDVPASAAPLVIVLSAHFFVFYFGIIADITPPVALAAFAASGISGGDPIRTGVNSAKLAIAAFIIPYMIIFSPALLMIDVTVWQILWVVFTAIMGMIAIGVGVIGYWYRPVSWIERIVLLGAGLAMIYPESLSDTIGLIVFGVMFVIQYTTRNKGNGSKVAIS; from the coding sequence ATGGCTGACAAAAAAGCGGCTGTAGATACAGGAGCTTTACACGAATCACTTACTTTGGAACAGCAGAAGGAATTACTTGAAAAATATGATCTGGAATCAAATCAGCGTAACCCGCAAAATATCATGAAGCATTTCATCTATTTTGGTTTGCTGGCATTTACACTATTCCAAGTTTATACAGCAATTTTCGGACAGTTTCCTGCGCAAATTCAGCGTACGGTCCACATTGGTTTTGCACTAACGTTTGTGTTTTTATTATTCCCGGCAAGTCGTAAGTTATCAAAACGTACTATCCCATTTTACGACTATATCTTAGCGGCTATTGCTATTTTTGTAGGGAGTTATTGGGTAATTAATTATGATCGACTGGTACAAAGCTTAGGTCAACTACAAACAATGGATTTCTATGTCGGGCTTTTGGCAATTATTTTAGTATTGGAAGGTGCCCGTAGAGCGGTCGGTTTGCCAATTGCTATTATTGCCGGGCTGTTTTTACTTTACGCATTTTACGGCCCGTACATGCCTGACTTTATGGCACACCGCGGGCAAAGCTTGGATAGTATTGTGAATTTAATGTTCTTCTCGACAGACGGTATTTTAGGGACACCATTGGCAGTATCTTCTACGTTTATTTTTGCGTTCCTATTATTCGGCGCGTTCCTTGTAAAAACAGGGGTAGGGGAGTACTTCAATGACTTGGCGATTTCTGTCGCCGGGAAATTAGTAGGTGGTCCTGCAAAAGTTGCGATTTTCTCTTCTGCACTGCAAGGGACAATTTCAGGAAGTTCTGTAGCGAATGTAGTAACTTCCGGTTCCTATACGATTCCGATGATGAAACGTCTCGGCTACAACAAAAACTTCGCAGGTGCTGTAGAGGCATCGGCATCTACAGGTGGTCAGTTAATGCCACCGATCATGGGTGCTGCTGCGTTCTTAATGGTTGAATTTATCGGTCGCGGCGTCACGTATTGGGATATTGCCAAGGCTGCTGCCATTCCGGCAATTTTATACTTTACAGGTATTTGGATCATGACACACTTTGAAGCGAAACGTTTAGGATTACGCGGCTTAAAAGATGAAGAAATGCCGGATCGCTCGAAAGTATTCAAGAAAATTTATTTACTTATTCCGATTGTACTGATTATCATTTTAATGATGTCAGGTGTGCCGGTAATTCACGCGGCACTTTACGGAATTATTTCTTGTATAGTTGTCGGGTTTATTAATCCGGATGTTAAATTCGGTTTTAAAGAAATTATCGACGGAATGGTTGATGGTGCACGCTCGGCATTAGCAGTTGCTGCTGCAACAGCTTGTGCGGGTATTATCGTCGGCGTTGTTGTAAAGACAGGATTAGGGCTGTCTCTTGCAAACAGCTTAGTAAAATTAGCAGGAGGAAGTATTCTCCTTACATTATTCTTTGTAATGATTGCTTCGTTAATTTTAGGTATGGGTGCACCGACAACGGCAAACTATGTTATTACTTCAACGATTGCTGCACCAGCAATTATTGCATTACTGGCACCGGATGTACCGGCAAGTGCAGCACCGCTTGTTATTGTTTTATCAGCGCACTTCTTCGTGTTCTATTTCGGTATTATTGCGGATATTACACCGCCTGTTGCGCTCGCCGCCTTTGCAGCATCCGGTATTTCAGGAGGAGACCCGATTCGTACCGGCGTAAACTCAGCGAAACTTGCTATTGCGGCATTCATTATCCCGTATATGATTATCTTCTCACCGGCGCTGCTTATGATTGATGTGACAGTATGGCAAATTTTATGGGTAGTGTTCACCGCAATCATGGGTATGATTGCTATAGGTGTCGGAGTTATCGGCTACTGGTACCGCCCTGTAAGCTGGATCGAACGCATCGTTTTACTTGGTGCAGGTTTAGCGATGATTTACCCTGAATCACTATCGGATACAATTGGGCTTATTGTATTTGGAGTTATGTTCGTGATTCAATATACTACTAGAAATAAAGGAAATGGTTCAAAAGTGGCCATTTCATAA